The following proteins come from a genomic window of Rhodospirillaceae bacterium:
- a CDS encoding class II aldolase/adducin family protein, whose product MAEALHVGERSIRDQVSEEEWALRVDLAACYRLCALFGWNDYIFTHISVRLPGDERHYLINPFGLFFDEITASSLVKITQDGDILLDQTGLGYNVGGYVIHGAVHNARDDAHCVIHLHTNEGVAVAGQKDGLLPLNQDAMSTLADLAYHDFEGIALDTDERARLVDHIGDKNCVILRNHGLMTLGPNVASAFSKMHALHKACTIQVMTLAGGVELGLPSQAAQDKVRAQVSGRRRPGSVAGGATNTLPVPDLAWQGFRRKLDRLDESYKL is encoded by the coding sequence ATGGCGGAAGCTTTGCACGTTGGGGAGCGCAGTATTCGGGACCAGGTCTCAGAGGAGGAGTGGGCGCTCCGGGTTGATCTCGCCGCCTGCTATCGGCTCTGTGCCTTGTTCGGCTGGAATGACTACATCTTCACTCATATTTCGGTGCGACTTCCCGGCGATGAACGCCATTATCTGATCAATCCCTTTGGTCTGTTTTTTGACGAAATCACCGCCTCAAGCTTGGTGAAGATCACCCAGGACGGCGACATCCTGCTCGATCAAACCGGGCTGGGTTATAACGTCGGCGGCTATGTCATACACGGCGCTGTGCATAACGCCCGGGACGACGCTCACTGCGTCATTCATCTGCACACCAACGAGGGCGTGGCCGTCGCCGGCCAGAAAGACGGCCTGCTCCCGCTCAACCAAGATGCCATGAGCACCTTGGCGGACCTCGCTTACCACGACTTCGAAGGCATTGCCCTGGACACCGACGAGCGCGCGCGTCTTGTTGATCATATCGGCGATAAAAACTGCGTCATCCTGCGCAATCATGGCCTCATGACCCTGGGGCCGAATGTGGCCTCAGCGTTCTCTAAAATGCATGCCCTGCATAAGGCGTGCACCATTCAAGTGATGACGTTGGCGGGGGGGGTTGAGCTGGGGTTGCCGTCTCAAGCGGCGCAAGACAAAGTCCGGGCGCAGGTTTCTGGCCGCCGCCGCCCAGGCTCAGTTGCGGGTGGGGCCACCAACACCCTGCCGGTGCCTGATCTGGCGTGGCAGGGCTTCCGGCGCAAGCTCGATAGGCTTGACGAGAGTTATAAGCTTTAA
- a CDS encoding YdcF family protein, translated as MAVKTFSLKRIALTLAAALALSWLIGLIAYGQSVPEEIKDTTTVTDAIVVLTGGSGRVDEGIALLERGMSPRLFVSGVGRSVSITDILETSPISQDNLSNRIAIGSDAEDTPGNASETSKWVEQNNIHSIRLVTAAYHMPRSLLEFQYAMPNVHMVAHPVFPDQVKADWWKYPGTTSLLAREYTKYIIAYLRVKLGLAPLPLSSEPGPEKGVTE; from the coding sequence ATGGCCGTAAAGACCTTTTCATTGAAGCGTATCGCCCTCACGCTAGCGGCCGCATTGGCTCTGAGTTGGCTTATCGGCCTGATTGCATATGGGCAAAGCGTGCCTGAGGAGATAAAAGACACAACCACGGTAACAGACGCCATCGTTGTTCTGACTGGCGGAAGCGGGCGTGTCGATGAAGGCATTGCCTTGCTAGAGCGCGGCATGTCACCGCGGCTTTTCGTATCTGGGGTCGGTCGGTCGGTGAGTATTACTGATATCTTGGAGACGAGCCCGATTAGCCAAGATAATCTGTCGAATCGCATCGCCATCGGGTCAGATGCGGAAGATACACCAGGCAATGCCTCAGAAACGTCGAAATGGGTAGAGCAAAACAACATTCATTCTATCCGGCTTGTGACGGCAGCCTACCACATGCCTCGGAGCTTGCTTGAGTTTCAGTATGCCATGCCAAACGTCCACATGGTCGCCCATCCGGTTTTCCCGGATCAAGTCAAAGCCGATTGGTGGAAATATCCAGGCACCACAAGTCTGCTGGCGCGAGAATACACGAAGTACATTATAGCTTACCTCAGAGTGAAACTGGGTCTGGCTCCCCTACCCCTGAGTTCAGAGCCTGGGCCAGAAAAGGGAGTTACAGAGTGA
- a CDS encoding ATP-binding cassette domain-containing protein — MSQAPAVTLNNVSLRYEEGPDVLTSLNLTLRQGAFHFLTGPSGAGKTSLLKLLYLDQRPTNGVVHLFGTNVTAAARGELPAIRRKVGVVFQEFRLLDHLSTFDNVALPLRVAGLSEPEIKSNVTELLSWVGLEDYMDASPPILSGGQKQRVAIARAVVNRPRLILADEPTGNVDDQIALRLMQLFIELNKLGSTIVIATHSEQLVQRFGFPRLTLANGNLTELPPLSPHPDAKGPVAERTAP, encoded by the coding sequence ATGAGTCAGGCTCCAGCCGTGACACTTAATAACGTCAGCCTTCGGTACGAAGAAGGTCCGGACGTTTTAACAAGCCTTAACCTGACTCTGCGGCAAGGGGCTTTCCATTTTCTAACCGGTCCCTCCGGCGCAGGTAAAACCTCACTGCTAAAACTCCTCTACCTCGACCAGCGTCCAACCAACGGCGTTGTTCATCTTTTTGGCACGAATGTGACCGCCGCTGCACGTGGCGAACTGCCTGCAATTCGCCGCAAAGTTGGAGTCGTATTTCAAGAGTTTCGTTTACTTGACCATCTTTCGACTTTTGACAATGTTGCTTTGCCATTGCGCGTGGCGGGGCTATCGGAACCTGAAATCAAGAGTAATGTCACCGAGCTGTTATCTTGGGTCGGACTTGAAGATTACATGGACGCTAGCCCCCCTATTTTGTCAGGGGGGCAGAAGCAACGCGTCGCGATCGCTCGGGCTGTCGTCAACCGCCCTCGTTTAATCTTGGCTGATGAGCCAACAGGCAATGTGGACGATCAGATCGCACTGCGCTTGATGCAACTGTTTATTGAACTCAACAAACTGGGCTCCACAATCGTCATCGCAACCCATAGCGAGCAACTGGTGCAACGGTTTGGTTTTCCACGCCTCACTTTGGCCAATGGCAACCTGACAGAGCTACCTCCCTTATCGCCGCACCCCGATGCCAAGGGTCCAGTCGCGGAAAGGACCGCGCCATGA
- a CDS encoding adenosylcobalamin-dependent ribonucleoside-diphosphate reductase, which translates to MVALSAIASEIWDMKYRFKASDGQVVDKTVADTWQRVAEALASVENDPAAWEPQFYQALAGYQFLPGGRILAGAGTKRTVTLHNCFVMGTIGDDMASIFENLKEAALTMQQGGGIGYDFSTLRPKGAPVKGVGADASGPLSFMDVWDAMCRTIMSAGSRRGAMMATMRCDHPDIEAFIKAKQTQGRLTNFNLSVLATDDFMAAVKEDGDWTLTFGGHKYKTLKAKALWDSMMRATYDYAEPGVIFIDRINARNNLAYCEQIAATNPCGEQPLPPYGTCLLGSINLARFVNEPFTKNARVDEDALSRVAATAARMMDNVVEASRYPVAEQRNEAVNKRRIGLGITGLADALILCGLTYGTPEAVAAAERWAEIISHAAYRASIDLAKEKGAFPLFEKEGYLASPTIQALPQDIRDGIAEYGIRNALLTSIAPTGTISLFADNVSSGIEPVFSFTYTRHVVQPDGSRKSQEVSDYAYRMFRDQFGEDAALPAYFVDAQTLHPAAHLAMQAAVQRHVDSAISKTINVPEDFPFEQFANVYMTAYETGCKGCTTYRPSDVRGAVLEVKKADAAEAVAAPMIPHDTSQPLDRPDAIPGQTYKLKWPESDHAIYITVNDILVQTPDGQSQRRPFEVFINSKNMEHYAWTVALTRMISAVFRRGGDVGFVVEELKAVFDPRGGQWMNGRYVPSLLAAIGGVIEQHMIEIGFLVTESDANLNLAEKEPDNVVRLDRPARDPRFRACPKCGMYALMRQEGCDSCTSCGFSKCS; encoded by the coding sequence GTGGTCGCACTATCTGCCATTGCCAGCGAAATTTGGGACATGAAGTACCGTTTTAAGGCATCTGACGGTCAAGTTGTGGACAAAACAGTCGCGGACACCTGGCAGAGAGTGGCAGAAGCCCTGGCGTCTGTCGAAAATGACCCTGCCGCCTGGGAACCCCAGTTTTATCAAGCGCTTGCAGGTTACCAGTTCCTGCCTGGGGGGCGGATTCTGGCCGGTGCAGGTACAAAACGAACTGTTACGCTGCACAATTGCTTTGTCATGGGCACCATTGGCGATGACATGGCGTCCATTTTTGAAAACCTGAAAGAAGCCGCCCTGACGATGCAGCAAGGTGGCGGCATTGGGTACGACTTCTCCACGCTGCGCCCCAAAGGGGCACCGGTGAAAGGCGTCGGCGCGGATGCCTCTGGACCGCTATCGTTTATGGACGTGTGGGATGCCATGTGCCGCACGATCATGAGCGCTGGCTCCCGCCGTGGCGCGATGATGGCAACGATGCGTTGTGATCACCCGGATATCGAAGCCTTCATCAAGGCCAAGCAAACCCAGGGACGGTTAACGAACTTTAATCTATCCGTTCTGGCCACTGATGACTTTATGGCCGCGGTCAAAGAGGATGGCGACTGGACGCTAACCTTCGGCGGACACAAGTATAAAACTCTAAAAGCCAAGGCATTGTGGGACAGCATGATGCGTGCCACGTATGATTACGCTGAACCCGGTGTGATCTTTATTGACCGCATCAATGCCCGAAACAATCTGGCCTATTGTGAGCAGATCGCAGCGACCAACCCTTGCGGTGAACAGCCTTTGCCACCTTACGGCACCTGTCTTCTGGGCTCGATTAATCTGGCACGTTTTGTTAACGAGCCTTTTACCAAGAACGCCCGCGTCGATGAAGATGCGCTCAGCCGTGTTGCCGCGACCGCGGCCCGTATGATGGACAATGTGGTCGAAGCTTCCCGCTACCCGGTGGCAGAACAGCGCAACGAAGCGGTGAACAAGCGTCGTATTGGCCTTGGCATTACAGGTTTGGCGGATGCCCTCATTCTCTGCGGACTGACCTACGGAACGCCAGAGGCCGTGGCAGCGGCGGAACGCTGGGCTGAGATCATTTCTCATGCGGCCTACCGCGCCTCTATTGACCTTGCCAAAGAGAAAGGTGCGTTCCCGCTGTTTGAAAAGGAAGGGTATCTGGCCAGCCCGACCATTCAGGCACTGCCGCAGGATATCCGTGATGGCATCGCCGAATACGGCATTCGCAACGCCCTACTGACATCTATTGCGCCAACGGGCACGATCTCACTGTTTGCTGATAACGTCTCGTCAGGCATTGAGCCTGTATTCAGCTTCACCTACACGCGTCACGTGGTGCAGCCGGACGGCAGCCGGAAATCCCAGGAGGTTAGCGACTACGCCTATCGCATGTTCCGCGATCAATTCGGCGAGGATGCGGCGTTGCCCGCGTACTTTGTTGATGCGCAAACACTGCACCCCGCAGCACATCTGGCCATGCAGGCCGCCGTGCAAAGGCACGTGGACAGCGCGATTTCCAAAACCATCAATGTGCCGGAAGACTTTCCGTTCGAGCAGTTCGCCAACGTGTATATGACGGCCTACGAAACCGGCTGCAAAGGCTGCACAACCTACAGACCATCCGACGTGCGCGGGGCGGTCCTGGAGGTCAAAAAGGCTGACGCGGCTGAAGCCGTTGCCGCGCCGATGATACCCCATGACACGTCCCAGCCGCTGGACCGGCCCGATGCCATTCCGGGTCAGACTTACAAGCTGAAATGGCCCGAGAGCGATCACGCCATTTACATCACGGTCAACGATATCCTGGTGCAAACGCCAGACGGACAATCCCAACGCCGCCCGTTTGAAGTGTTTATTAACTCCAAGAACATGGAGCACTACGCCTGGACGGTGGCTTTGACCCGCATGATCTCGGCTGTGTTCCGTCGCGGGGGTGATGTTGGATTTGTTGTGGAAGAACTCAAAGCCGTGTTTGATCCGCGCGGCGGCCAATGGATGAATGGCCGCTATGTGCCGAGCCTGCTGGCCGCCATTGGTGGGGTGATTGAACAGCATATGATTGAGATCGGGTTTTTGGTGACAGAGTCGGACGCCAACCTGAACCTGGCTGAGAAAGAACCGGATAATGTGGTGCGGCTCGACCGCCCGGCCCGTGATCCGCGCTTCCGGGCCTGCCCGAAATGCGGCATGTATGCACTGATGCGTCAGGAAGGCTGTGATTCCTGCACCAGCTGCGGCTTTTCAAAGTGTAGCTAA
- a CDS encoding lysophospholipid acyltransferase family protein encodes MIALRSTLYLVLFLVWTLSVALLGLPFLVTRLGALSVTRFWSHGVAAMAKWIVGVKFEIRGRENLPDGPCILAAQHQSAFETYMLFLMFKYPVFILKQSLQWIPLVGWYIKRGGLIPINRGAGASAMRQILRGANEALARGESLLIFPEGTRTAPGYYEEYKPGIAALYAHCDAPVIPMALNTAEIWGKTRLKKLPGTIIFQILPAIPAGLTRAEFLTALRTAIETASKKLPGPDRTV; translated from the coding sequence GTGATAGCTCTGCGATCAACGTTGTACCTTGTCTTATTTTTAGTCTGGACCTTGAGTGTCGCATTGCTTGGGCTCCCCTTCCTCGTGACCCGGTTAGGCGCGCTATCCGTCACCCGTTTTTGGTCGCACGGTGTGGCTGCGATGGCCAAGTGGATTGTTGGCGTAAAGTTTGAAATACGGGGCCGTGAAAACCTGCCGGACGGTCCCTGCATTTTGGCAGCCCAGCATCAATCCGCATTTGAAACCTACATGCTTTTTCTGATGTTCAAATACCCGGTCTTTATTCTCAAGCAGTCACTTCAATGGATCCCGCTAGTCGGGTGGTACATCAAACGCGGTGGACTCATCCCCATCAACCGGGGGGCTGGGGCGAGTGCGATGCGTCAGATTTTACGGGGTGCCAACGAGGCCTTAGCGCGGGGTGAGTCATTGCTCATCTTTCCTGAAGGCACGCGGACGGCACCAGGGTATTACGAAGAATATAAGCCGGGAATTGCCGCCCTCTATGCCCACTGCGATGCCCCTGTTATTCCAATGGCTCTGAACACAGCGGAAATTTGGGGGAAGACGCGCCTGAAAAAGTTACCTGGCACGATCATCTTTCAAATCCTCCCTGCAATTCCAGCCGGATTAACGCGCGCTGAGTTTTTGACGGCTTTGCGCACTGCAATTGAAACCGCCAGTAAAAAACTGCCCGGCCCAGATCGCACTGTCTGA
- a CDS encoding outer membrane beta-barrel protein, producing the protein MSLFTKVFGLRQRAATASSIAVVTLAAMTSLAAAQDAGPYAKLYGGLQSIEGMSFADPATADLDLDGGRGLTLGGTLGYGFGNGFRTAFDVSYGEADLDGTFQENVQVFVPCGELSGSPCLNGTVDGDYSSLSGFAMAYYDFATGSALTPYIGVGVGLMDANLEATTLGTLNVGTTSEFELVDGSDSEFGTRVAAGFAYDAGAFDLTADYSWTRSGRLDLAGQGAYTTFNFDKRVNAHTFTVGTRLKF; encoded by the coding sequence ATGTCTCTCTTCACTAAAGTTTTTGGCTTACGCCAGCGCGCTGCAACGGCCTCTTCAATTGCTGTTGTCACTCTGGCGGCCATGACCTCCCTTGCCGCGGCGCAAGACGCCGGCCCGTATGCCAAGCTCTACGGCGGTCTTCAGTCTATCGAGGGCATGAGCTTTGCAGACCCCGCCACGGCGGACTTAGATCTCGACGGCGGCCGTGGTCTTACGCTTGGGGGCACTCTCGGCTATGGCTTCGGCAACGGCTTTCGTACCGCATTTGATGTGAGCTACGGTGAAGCCGATCTGGATGGCACCTTCCAAGAAAACGTCCAGGTGTTTGTGCCCTGCGGTGAACTGTCAGGCAGTCCCTGTCTCAACGGCACCGTTGACGGCGATTACAGCAGCCTCTCCGGCTTTGCCATGGCCTACTATGATTTCGCTACCGGCTCGGCTCTGACCCCCTATATCGGTGTGGGTGTGGGGCTTATGGATGCCAATCTGGAAGCCACCACACTGGGCACGCTCAACGTGGGCACAACCAGTGAGTTCGAGCTTGTTGATGGGTCTGACAGCGAGTTCGGGACCCGTGTTGCAGCGGGTTTTGCCTATGATGCCGGGGCGTTTGATCTGACCGCTGATTACAGTTGGACTCGCTCTGGACGCCTGGATTTGGCCGGACAGGGCGCTTATACCACCTTCAACTTTGACAAACGGGTCAACGCCCATACCTTCACCGTGGGAACGCGCTTAAAGTTCTAA
- a CDS encoding DUF3426 domain-containing protein, whose product MRITCPNCTAGFEIPTQLLGRKGRSLKCATCGHSWFQAAVVDEIDLADVLAETKKDASKDMGGAAKKPDAAAAGPTAQAAAKSGGGSRTPDTAAVAAAANAALEQGATGGPGSAPPGKATSIASGDDGGHGGPQAAALAGKSMRDQAGATATGEEAVSWMEKQPEYQGQAGAMPMEQSNTDQQGWNQPGMEPGATGGPGAAPQSADAGYAGEQGAVGGPGAAPQAQEPGYPAPGKSLKGEEAPAGPAEKPISWLDRDPSAAATGIPGMPGMPGALPAAMPGASAIAGGGAAMGGALGAAPGAMGGAPGAAPGAMSGAAAPPPVPGQSMMGRDPMSGPGAGAVSQLTGQQVQASGQGARSMLSGETVGGPGGAAQSQMGGDINAPGGVAVSMLDGSEHAGGAQGGAPEEGANGGPGQSMLGEDEEGGASGGPGQAPAGIEENDSNDDSLDDDDSFHQAERGAGDDDELDRDDLADDEDDDAFHQAERGEGEEGDEDDADELVDPDDDRPDFGGSAASDDEDDPEDDDLAEDEDDEQSESDKPKKKKPTKKSKPLDPAYVTAVVMTVVVGLIGSVLFAARDQLSDLWPGINGVYEALGLDDDSAEGLRLSSPVPVRIMKGGVQTLVVSGFVTNLSPNIQPVPNVKLMLIDKDNNVVQETSAAPSSPTIDPNSTQPYRIELQLPVESATSLKVDWD is encoded by the coding sequence ATGCGTATCACGTGCCCAAATTGTACCGCAGGTTTTGAGATTCCCACTCAGCTGCTTGGCCGCAAAGGCAGAAGTCTCAAATGCGCCACATGTGGCCATTCGTGGTTTCAAGCGGCTGTGGTTGATGAAATTGATCTTGCAGACGTGTTGGCGGAGACAAAAAAAGACGCTTCCAAAGATATGGGGGGCGCGGCCAAAAAACCCGATGCAGCTGCAGCAGGGCCAACAGCACAGGCTGCCGCAAAATCCGGGGGCGGCAGTCGCACGCCTGATACGGCGGCTGTCGCCGCAGCCGCAAACGCTGCCTTAGAGCAAGGCGCTACGGGTGGGCCGGGGAGTGCGCCGCCGGGAAAGGCGACCTCAATCGCTTCCGGTGACGATGGCGGTCATGGCGGCCCGCAGGCGGCCGCACTCGCAGGTAAATCCATGCGAGACCAAGCTGGGGCAACCGCGACGGGTGAAGAAGCCGTTTCGTGGATGGAGAAACAGCCAGAGTATCAGGGCCAAGCTGGTGCTATGCCGATGGAACAGTCAAACACCGACCAGCAGGGCTGGAACCAGCCAGGCATGGAACCGGGAGCGACTGGTGGTCCAGGCGCTGCGCCGCAAAGTGCAGATGCCGGATATGCTGGCGAACAAGGGGCGGTCGGTGGCCCAGGAGCTGCACCTCAAGCGCAAGAACCGGGATATCCTGCGCCAGGAAAATCCCTAAAAGGTGAAGAAGCGCCTGCCGGACCTGCGGAGAAGCCTATCTCTTGGTTAGACCGTGACCCCAGCGCGGCTGCAACAGGTATTCCAGGCATGCCTGGGATGCCCGGTGCACTGCCCGCAGCGATGCCGGGAGCCTCGGCTATAGCAGGTGGAGGCGCTGCTATGGGTGGCGCTCTTGGAGCGGCCCCAGGCGCTATGGGCGGCGCCCCTGGAGCTGCCCCAGGCGCTATGAGTGGTGCGGCAGCGCCACCGCCAGTCCCAGGACAAAGTATGATGGGGCGGGATCCGATGTCTGGTCCCGGTGCCGGGGCGGTTTCTCAATTGACGGGTCAGCAGGTGCAAGCTTCTGGGCAAGGTGCCCGGTCAATGCTCTCGGGTGAAACGGTCGGCGGCCCAGGGGGGGCGGCTCAATCGCAAATGGGTGGTGATATCAATGCGCCTGGGGGCGTCGCGGTGTCTATGCTGGATGGCAGCGAACATGCAGGTGGAGCCCAGGGTGGTGCGCCAGAGGAAGGCGCGAATGGCGGCCCGGGTCAGTCGATGCTGGGCGAGGACGAAGAGGGTGGCGCCAGCGGTGGTCCAGGTCAAGCCCCCGCAGGTATTGAGGAAAATGATTCAAACGATGACTCCTTGGATGACGATGATTCTTTCCATCAGGCTGAGCGTGGTGCTGGCGACGATGATGAGTTGGACCGCGATGATCTAGCCGACGACGAAGATGATGATGCTTTCCATCAGGCGGAGCGCGGTGAGGGCGAAGAAGGCGATGAAGATGATGCAGACGAATTAGTTGATCCGGACGATGATCGCCCTGACTTCGGGGGAAGTGCCGCTTCAGATGATGAAGACGACCCAGAGGATGACGATCTCGCCGAAGATGAGGACGATGAACAAAGCGAGAGCGATAAGCCTAAGAAAAAGAAACCAACCAAAAAAAGTAAACCCTTGGACCCTGCGTACGTCACTGCAGTGGTGATGACCGTCGTTGTTGGCCTTATCGGGAGTGTTTTGTTCGCGGCTCGTGATCAATTGAGTGATCTGTGGCCCGGAATTAATGGTGTTTATGAGGCGCTTGGTCTGGATGATGATTCTGCCGAAGGACTACGGCTGTCGTCACCCGTGCCTGTTCGTATCATGAAGGGCGGTGTACAGACTCTTGTTGTGTCTGGGTTCGTTACAAACTTGAGCCCGAACATTCAGCCGGTGCCAAATGTCAAATTGATGCTAATTGATAAAGACAATAATGTCGTGCAGGAGACATCTGCCGCCCCATCATCACCGACGATTGATCCAAACTCAACGCAGCCATACCGCATAGAGTTACAGCTGCCCGTTGAATCTGCAACGAGCTTGAAAGTGGATTGGGACTAA
- a CDS encoding FtsX-like permease family protein gives MMSLRTDLPLGGDSASRFIPWLVAIMVFLGILSVSGVTVFDSILSGWSRSVTGTVTVQIPALPASTEEDANEARTARALDALTVLPNVESARALTDEEIDALLAPWLGEGAAASNLPLPDLIDVSLSDDSADAIENLKAAVAAVVPDAIIDDHRRWFEHLINLTEGFRTLTIGVAMVVTLALALTIIYATRASLAEFKEVISVLHFIGAKDMYVASQFAKRTLVAAAKGCAGGLTAGLIALIIIGVLASNVESGFLPDINLGLAFWLTSPLVALIAAGLAMVTAYLTVLSTLRSMI, from the coding sequence ATGATGAGTCTGAGAACTGATCTCCCCTTAGGGGGTGACAGCGCCTCTAGGTTTATTCCATGGCTCGTTGCGATCATGGTCTTTCTGGGTATCTTATCCGTCAGTGGCGTGACCGTTTTTGACTCTATTCTTTCAGGCTGGTCTCGCTCCGTCACCGGCACCGTAACGGTGCAAATCCCCGCCCTTCCCGCAAGCACTGAAGAAGATGCCAATGAGGCGCGAACAGCCCGCGCACTTGACGCATTGACGGTTCTTCCCAACGTAGAGTCTGCCCGCGCACTCACAGACGAAGAAATTGACGCTCTTCTCGCACCGTGGCTTGGCGAGGGCGCTGCAGCGAGCAACTTGCCGCTCCCAGATCTTATAGATGTTTCACTTTCAGATGATTCCGCCGACGCTATAGAGAATTTGAAGGCAGCAGTCGCCGCTGTTGTTCCAGACGCCATCATCGACGACCATAGACGGTGGTTTGAACACCTTATCAATCTGACTGAGGGGTTTAGAACTCTCACAATCGGCGTTGCAATGGTCGTGACATTAGCGCTAGCGCTCACAATTATTTACGCCACACGCGCCAGCTTGGCCGAGTTTAAAGAGGTCATCTCTGTCCTGCACTTCATTGGCGCCAAAGACATGTACGTCGCCAGTCAATTTGCCAAAAGAACGTTAGTTGCTGCGGCCAAAGGATGCGCTGGTGGCCTTACAGCAGGACTTATTGCGCTGATCATTATCGGTGTGCTGGCGAGCAATGTTGAAAGCGGATTCTTGCCTGACATTAACTTGGGACTAGCGTTCTGGCTCACATCCCCGTTGGTCGCACTTATAGCCGCCGGATTGGCAATGGTCACGGCTTACCTGACCGTACTGAGCACATTGCGGTCCATGATTTAG